GCGCGCCGTCCAGCCGCACCTCACCCGCGTGACGGTGCCCACCCTTGAGGTCAGCGGCTGGTGGGACCAGGAAGACATGTGGGGCCCGCAGGCCGAGTACGCCGCGCTCGAAAAGCATAACCAGCCCAACGACCCCGCGCACCGCGTCTACCTGGCCATCGGCCCCTGGAATCACGGCGGCTGGGCCAGCACCACGCGCTACCTCGGAGCCGTCGATTTCGGCTCGGCCACCGGCGACTATTTTCGAGAACACGTCGAAGCGCCCTTCTTCGCTTACTACCTGAAAGGCCAGCCCGGCTTCAACCTCGAGAACACCATCACCTTTCGCACCGGCACCGATCAGTGGGAGCGCTACGCCCAATGGCCGCCCCGCGCCTCGCACCTCGAAAACCTCTACCTCGCATCGAACGGCGGCCTCACTTTCGAGTCACCCGCTCAGCCCACAAGCTTCACAGCCTACACGTCGAATCCTGCTGATCCCGTGCCTTATCGCAAGCGCCCCATCCAGGCCACCTACGCGCCCGGCTCGCACTGGTACACATGGCTCGCGCAGGATCAGCGTTTCGTGGGCCACCGCAAAGACATCGCCCGCTGGGAGACGCCGCCGCTCACGCACGCTCTGACCATCAGCGGAGATGTGTACGCCGATCTTCTGGCTTCTACCTCCGGCTCTGACGGCGATTGGGTGGTCAAGCTCATCGACGTGTATCCTGACACGCCAAACGCCGGTGCGCCGCCCACCTCACCCAATGAGGACACGCATCTGGCCGGCTACCAGTTGATGATCGCCGGGCAAATCTTCCGCGGCCGTTACCGCACCAGCTTTGAGCACCCGCGCCCCACGCCGCCCAACCAGACGGAGCGCTATCACTTCAGCCTGCGCGGTGTCGATCACGTCTTCCTCCCCGGCCATCGCATTCTGGTGGAAGTGCAAAGCTCATGGTTCCCGCTCTACGACCGCAACCCGCAGACATTTGTGCCCAACATCATGAAGGCCAAACCAAAGGACTACCAGCGCGCCACCATTCACATCTACGCCGCCTCTCATCTCGAACTGCCAGTGATGCCGGGCGCGTAGGCCAAACCACCGGCCGGCACGAAGCTGCGGCTATTCCTCCGCAAAGTCTGCGAACTGTTTGCGCGCAGCAAAAAGCGCCGCATCGCTGCGGCGCTTTCCTGTCTTCCTGCAAACGGAACTAGCCGTTCACATCGACCTTGTCGTGCCACGAGTGCGCGGCTTCGAGGGCCTTGTTCACGTTGTTGATGTTTTCCACGCCGGTCGAGAGCAGCCACTCTTCAAAGGCCTTGGCGCCCTGCTTGGCATAGACGGCAATGCCGTCCTTCCAGGTGGCGCGGCCGCACAGCACGCCGTTGAAGCTCGTGCCCGACTCCGCCGCCAGCTCCAGCGTTTCAATGAAGACCGGGTTTGAAACACCCGCCGACAGATAGATGAACGGCTTGTGCGTCGAAGAGGCCGATGTGCGGAAGTGCTCCAGAGCCTCGGCGCGGGTATACGCTTTGGTGCCCTTGAAGGCCTTCGTGCCTTCCACAAACTCCATCTGGATCGGCACTTCCACCTTCAGCACGTCCACGCCGTAGCGCTCCTTGCCAAACTCTTCCATCGAGCCGGTCACCACATCGGGCTTGCGCTTGGCGTACTCGAGGCCCTTTTCGTCTTCGCCATGCACCGCATAGCCCACCGTCTCCAGGAAGAACGGGATGTCATGGGCGCGGCACTCATCGCCAATGCGCTCCACCCAGGCATGCTTGTGGTCGTTGATGGCGGTCTTCTCATAGGGCGTGTAGTAGAGCAGAATCTTGATGCAGTCCGCGCCCGCTTCCTTCAGGCGGCGCACGCTCCACACGTCGAGCAGATCGGGCAGGCGGCCCGGCAGGGCAGCGTCATAGCCCGTCTTCTCATAGGCCAGCAGCAGGCCCTTGCCGTGGCGCTTCTTTGAGGCAGGCAGGCCAAACTCCGGGTCCAGCAGAATCGCCGAGGCATGCTGCGTCAGCACGTCGGTGACGAGTTCCTTGAACTCAATCAAAGCCTCGTCGGGCAGATCGGCCACGCCCTTTTCCTTGGCGAGCGACTTCTTGAGTGAACCGCGCTGATCCATCGCGGCGGCGGCAATCACGCCCTTCGGCGTCGAAACTGATTTCAGTCCGGCCAGTTTGCCGGGCGTCAACTTCATAGACATGGGGTAAATCCTCCTGATCGATTTCCTGCAAAAGTGGAACAACCGCCGTCCGCGGCATCCCGCAGCCGTTCGCTGCCGGGAAAGACCTCTTGAAGACGTTTCGCCAATTTTAGAGCATCTCAGCCCTCTGCGCGGCGCGCCGTGACCGCCGCCACAGAGGAAATGCGCCTGCCGCGCCTATCCTGCGCTCTCCATCGCCGCCCGCTGCAGCGCCAGCAGCTCGCGAATGCCCTTCTCCGCATAATCCATCATCTCCATCATGCGCGCGCGCGGAAACGCCTGCCGCTCGGCCGTCGCCTGCACTTCCACCAGGCCGCCGTCTTCGGTCATCACCAGGTTCATGTCCACCTCGGCCTGCGAATCCTCTTCATAGGCCAGGTCCAGCAGCGTCGTGCCTTCCACAATGCCCACGCTCGTCGCGGCCACCAGTTGCCTGAGCGGAGAAGCCTTCAGCGTCCCGGCCTTCACCAGCCGCTGGCAGGCAATCGCCAGCGCCGTGCAGGCTCCCGTGATCGCCGCCGTGCGCGTCCCGCCGTCGGCCTGCAGCACATCGCAGTCCAGAATCACCGTGCGCTCGCCCAGCGCCTGCATGTCCACCACCGCGCGCAACGAGCGGCCAATCAGCCGCTGAATCTCATGCGTCCGCCCGCCCACCTTGCCGCGCTCTGACTCGCGCGCCGTGCGCGTCAGCGTGGCCCTCGGCAGCATGCCATATTCGGCCGTCACCCAGCCGCGTCCGCTGTTGCGCATCCAGCCCGGCACGCCCTGCTCCACGGTGGCCGCGCACAGCACGCGGGTATGGCCCACCTCAATCAGCACCGAACCCTCCGGCATCGACGTGTAGCCAGCGGTCAGTTTCACCGGGCGCATCTCATCCGGACGCCGTCCCGAAGCACGAAAAAACTCTTTCTCTGTCATGGCTTTCATCCTACGGGGCCGGGCTTGTGGAGGAAAGCGAGCCGTATCCCGCAGCTTTTCCACATCCCGCTCCCCGCACAGGAGCGCAGTTCCTCCGTGCCCAGCCCAAATCGGGAAAGCCGCACCGCGTTCCAGATCGGGAAATTCTGACAACACCCTATGCTTTCAGCAAGTTGCGGCACACTGGCGCTGAAATTTCCCATTGTGGAACCCGAAGCCCGCTTCAGCTGCCTCGCCGGATCATCTTCCGTTCGAGAGCAAGTCTTTTATTTTCTTTCATTTGCAATTCGCGTCCATATTTGGCACTCCATCTGCACTAACAGTTGCCAAACAGGAACCTTATCCGAAGAACAAGGAGGGAATCATGGGGGGCATTCTTACTTTTCCCGCCAGACCGGCGCGCTGGGCGCCCCGGCTGGCGGCCGACTTCAGTGGATTGGCGCACGACCTGCGCAACGTGATGGCTTCGCTCGAACTCTGCGCCGAAGTCCTGGCCCAACCCGGGGTGCTGGTCCCCGAGCACGCCTATCTGGCCGGGGAAATTCGCTCCGTGGCCGATGCCAGCATCGGCCTGCTGCGGCAGATGGGCCGGCTCGCGGAGCGGGAAATCGGAGCCGACACAGCGCTTCCACCGGCTGCGGCCCAGCGGCTCGAGCCCGGCCGCAGCCGCGTCGCCACCGTGCTCACCCGCATGGAGCGCCTGCTCGCCGCTGTCGCCGGTCCGCGCGTGCATCTGCAGATCGCCTGCGCGCCCTGCTGGGGCCGTCTGGCCATGCCCGCCGCCGATCTCGAACGCGTGCTGGTCAACCTGGTGCGCAACGCCAGCGAGGCCATGCCCGAGGGCGGCCGCATCCGCATCGCCGCGCAGATGGCCGGGGGCCAAAGCTTTGCCGCCGGAGCGGCCGGCCTGCCGCTGCGCACCGCAGACTCGGTGATGATCACCGTGCAGGACGACGGCCCCGGCATCCCGTCGAGCCTCGCCACTCGCATCTTTGAGCCAGGCTTCAGCACCCGCAATCCCGAGGCGGACAGCTCGCAGAGCACCCGCCGCCGCGCTTCCTCGGTCGGTGCCGGCCACCAGCCGGAGGCCGGGTCCGAGCTCCGGCGTGGCCTTGGCCTTGCCATCGCCCGCGATCTGGTCGAGTCCTGCGGCGGCGTCCTCAAACTCGTGCGCAGCACGCGCGGCGCACGCTTTGAGATGGAGCTGCCGCTTACGAACGTAACCGATTCCCCGGCCTCTTCCGGGCGAATCCCCGTGAAAGGTGGCCGTGCATGATGCGAGGATGGGAAACAAATCTTATGGCGGATGCAATCCAACACCTACCCTTACCGGGAGCGTCCATCGCCCGGCTGCATGTTCTGGTCGTCGAAGAAGACCCCATGGTGCGAGCCTCCTGCTGTGAGATCGCGCAAAGCCACGGCTTCGCCGCCCATGGCGTCGAGCACCTGCAGGCCGCTCGCGGCTTGCTCGAAAGCAATGGCGTCGATATCGTGCTGGTCGATCAGCGCGCAGCCATGGGGCCGGGCTTTGAGCTGCTCGACCGTCTTCGCGCCCTGCATCCTGAGACGGCCATCGTCGTCATGGCTGCGGTCTCCAGCGTCTCGGCGGCTGTCGAGGCCATGCGGGCGGGCGCGCACGACTACCTCATCAAGCCATTTTCCCTCGAAGAGCTCACCTCCGTGCTCGACCGCCTCGCCCGTCATCGCACCATGGATACGGCCAGCCGCGGATTGCGCGAGAAGCTGCGCCTGCAAGGGGGCTTCGGCAACATCGTCGGCCAAAGTCCCGAGATGGAGAAGCTCTACCGCATTCTCTCCAAGGTGGCGCAGACCACGCACCCGGTCCTGATCCTCGGCGAGAGCGGCACCGGCAAGGAGCTGGTGGCGCGCGCCATCCACGTCCACGGTCACTATGCCAGCAAGCCCTTTCTTCCCGTCGATTGCAGCTCCATCGTGCCCACTCTGATGGAAAGCGAGCTCTTCGGGCACGTGAAGGGCGCTTTCACCGGAGCCACTCGCGCCCGCGACGGCCTGCTGGTGGCCGCCGAGGGCGGCACCGTCTTCCTCGATGAAATCGGCGAGATGCCGCTCGACCTGCAGGCCAAGCTGCTGCGCGCCCTTCAGGAGAAAGAGGTGCGCCCGGTCGGCGCCACGCATCGCGTCAAAATCAACGTCCGCATTCTGGCCGCCACCAACCGCAACCTGGCGGAGATGGTCGAGCAGGGCCGCTTCCGCCGCGACCTCTATTACCGCCTCAACGTGGTCAAGCTGGTGCTGCCGCCCCTGCGCGAGCGCCGCGAAGATATCCCGCTGCTCGCCGCTCACTTTCTCGACCGTATCGGCCGCGAATACGGCAAGAAGTTCCGCCTGAGCGCCGAGGCCCTGGCCATGATCAGCGAATACCCCTGGCCCGGCAATGTGCGCGAGCTCTCGAACGCCCTCGACCGCGCCTGCTCCTTCTGCTCCGGCGAGCAGGTGCAGGCCGGCGACCTCACCAGTCCCGTCAAGGACTTCTACCTGCAACACGCGGCTATGCAGCGCAAGCGCCCTCGCACCCGCGCCGAACTGCCCGAGGCCGAGGCCGAAGTGCTCTCGCTCGCCGAGATTGAAAAGCGCGCCATTCTCTCCACGCTCGCTCAGGTCAAGGGAGACAAGCTGCTCGCCGCGCGGCTGCTCGACATCGGCAAGACCACGCTCTACCGCAAGCTCAAGGAGTACGGTGTCGCCGAAGAAGGGAAGGGAGGCCTCGCATGAGTCTCGCCGCATTGATCATGACTTCCGCCGAAGCACTGGAGCCCTGCCTCACTGAACTGCGCGAGCGGCTGGGCGTCGAAGCCGAAGTGGCCTCCTCGCGCCGCGCAGCCCTGCAGGCATTGACCCGCCGCGAGTACGCCGTGCTGCTGCTCGATCAGGCTATGGTCGAGGCCGACGTCGAGGGCGCCGAACTGCTCTGGAAGCAGGCCGGTCTTGCCATCCCCGTGCAGGTGAACCTCGCCTTGTCGAGCCCGGCCCGCATCGTCCGCGAGGTGCGCGCCGCTCTGGTCCGCCGCGAGCAGGAGATGTCGCTCTCGCTCCGCGCCGCGGCTGCCGCCGTCGATACCGAAATCAAAAACGCCGTTACCGCGCTGTTGCTGCAGTCGCAGCTCGCGCTCAGCGTCGAGGGCCTTGCCCCCGCCGCCCGCGAAAAGGTCGCGCAGGTCGTGCAACTGGCCGAAGGTCTGCGCGGCAAGCTCGAAACTGCCCAGGCCTGAGAGTGTTGCTCTCAAACCTTCCCCCGTCCGTGGCAGCCGAAGCACACGGATGGGGGATCGTTCCCGCCCCGCTCTTCTCTTACGCTCATTGCAAATGAGAGTGCGGATCGAGCGCCCTCGTCCTGCTCGCGCCGCAAGCCGTGCGGGTGAAACTCCCAACCTCCCCTAACCTTCACCACAGGAGTTCTCATGTTGTCTTCTCTGCGGCGCTCCGCCGTTGCGCTCGGAGTGTCTCTGCTGCTCGCCCTATCTTTGGCCGCCATTCCGGCCTGGGCTCAACCCGCTGCCGCTCCCTGGGCCTTCCGTGCCCTCGCCGCACCCGGGACGCACCGCTATCCCGTCGCTCCGGCCGCCGAAAGCGTTCGCCCCTTTTCGCAACTCGCCGTGGGCGTCAAGTTCAGCACGCTCGGCGCAGGCGTTGAAGTCGCGACTCCGCTCAGCGGGCATTTCAATCTGCGCGTGGGCGGCAATTTCTTTCAGTACACTGACCACCTCACCACCAATGGCATTCATTACGCCGCCGCGCTCAACTTCTCTTCGGCCCAGGCCAGCATCGACTGGTTTCCCTGGGGACGCAGCTTTCACGTCAGCCCCGGCGCGCTGGTCTACAGCGGCAACCGCATCATCGCCAACGGCTCGGTCCCCGGCGGCACCAGCTTTACCATCAACGGCAATGACTATGTCAGCGACCTCGCCGATCCCGTTGGCGGAAGTGCCCGCATTGACCTCGCGCATGCCGCTCCCATGCTCACCTTCGGATGGGGCAATCTGATTCCGCGCAAGCCCGGCCATTTCATCATTCCCTTTGAAATGGGCTTCGCCTACATCGGAGATCCCAAGGTCGGCCTCAACTTCGGCGGCTCGGTGTGCGATGCGCAGCAGTTGGGCTGCCGGCCCGTCCAGTCTGACCCCACCTTTCAGTCCGACGTCGCCGCCGAAAAGACGAAAATCCAGAACAACGCGAACTACGCGCGCTTCTACCCCATTCTGTCGCTCGGCTTCGCCTACCGCTTTTAGCTTTGGCCCTCCGCACGCGGGGAGCTCTCGCGCTCTCCGCGCTTTTTTCTCTCCGGCGGCTCCCATGCGTGTTCCTTCCGTCCATGCATTAGCCTGAAAGGTGGCCATCCGTCGCGTTGCGCTGGCTCTTTGGAGAGAAAAATCTCATGACTTCCGAGCCCGATCTTTCCCGCGCTGCCGAGCCCGGGTTCGCTTTTCTCAATCCCATCTGGCACTCGCTTCAAACGCATCATGCAGCTCTGGCCATCCGCCGTCCCGGCCATGGCGGCGCTCTGCGCTACCCGCCGGAGGTGCTGCGCTTTGCTGCCGTTCGCGACAACACGTCCCAAGCCATGCGAGATCTGCACGCAC
The DNA window shown above is from Acidobacterium capsulatum ATCC 51196 and carries:
- a CDS encoding tagatose 1,6-diphosphate aldolase, producing the protein MKLTPGKLAGLKSVSTPKGVIAAAAMDQRGSLKKSLAKEKGVADLPDEALIEFKELVTDVLTQHASAILLDPEFGLPASKKRHGKGLLLAYEKTGYDAALPGRLPDLLDVWSVRRLKEAGADCIKILLYYTPYEKTAINDHKHAWVERIGDECRAHDIPFFLETVGYAVHGEDEKGLEYAKRKPDVVTGSMEEFGKERYGVDVLKVEVPIQMEFVEGTKAFKGTKAYTRAEALEHFRTSASSTHKPFIYLSAGVSNPVFIETLELAAESGTSFNGVLCGRATWKDGIAVYAKQGAKAFEEWLLSTGVENINNVNKALEAAHSWHDKVDVNG
- a CDS encoding sensor histidine kinase, which encodes MGGILTFPARPARWAPRLAADFSGLAHDLRNVMASLELCAEVLAQPGVLVPEHAYLAGEIRSVADASIGLLRQMGRLAEREIGADTALPPAAAQRLEPGRSRVATVLTRMERLLAAVAGPRVHLQIACAPCWGRLAMPAADLERVLVNLVRNASEAMPEGGRIRIAAQMAGGQSFAAGAAGLPLRTADSVMITVQDDGPGIPSSLATRIFEPGFSTRNPEADSSQSTRRRASSVGAGHQPEAGSELRRGLGLAIARDLVESCGGVLKLVRSTRGARFEMELPLTNVTDSPASSGRIPVKGGRA
- the rph gene encoding ribonuclease PH, which gives rise to MTEKEFFRASGRRPDEMRPVKLTAGYTSMPEGSVLIEVGHTRVLCAATVEQGVPGWMRNSGRGWVTAEYGMLPRATLTRTARESERGKVGGRTHEIQRLIGRSLRAVVDMQALGERTVILDCDVLQADGGTRTAAITGACTALAIACQRLVKAGTLKASPLRQLVAATSVGIVEGTTLLDLAYEEDSQAEVDMNLVMTEDGGLVEVQATAERQAFPRARMMEMMDYAEKGIRELLALQRAAMESAG
- a CDS encoding sigma-54-dependent transcriptional regulator, giving the protein MADAIQHLPLPGASIARLHVLVVEEDPMVRASCCEIAQSHGFAAHGVEHLQAARGLLESNGVDIVLVDQRAAMGPGFELLDRLRALHPETAIVVMAAVSSVSAAVEAMRAGAHDYLIKPFSLEELTSVLDRLARHRTMDTASRGLREKLRLQGGFGNIVGQSPEMEKLYRILSKVAQTTHPVLILGESGTGKELVARAIHVHGHYASKPFLPVDCSSIVPTLMESELFGHVKGAFTGATRARDGLLVAAEGGTVFLDEIGEMPLDLQAKLLRALQEKEVRPVGATHRVKINVRILAATNRNLAEMVEQGRFRRDLYYRLNVVKLVLPPLRERREDIPLLAAHFLDRIGREYGKKFRLSAEALAMISEYPWPGNVRELSNALDRACSFCSGEQVQAGDLTSPVKDFYLQHAAMQRKRPRTRAELPEAEAEVLSLAEIEKRAILSTLAQVKGDKLLAARLLDIGKTTLYRKLKEYGVAEEGKGGLA